DNA sequence from the Flavobacterium lipolyticum genome:
CACCAATTCCTTTTGCTTATTAGCATTTTTTAGAACTTCCAGCAATTCTCCTAAACCATTATCGGATTCATATTTAGCATGCAGCTTCACATATCGAACCAGTTTGGGTTTGTATCCTTCTTTAATTTCTTCTTCTAAAACAATAATATTTCGGGCAATCATTTTTTGAAGAACAGGAAGAATATTTTTCTTATTCAGCATCGAAATAATTTCCTGGATCCTTAAAGAACTTTGCTGTTGCAGGGCTTCATAGACTAAATATTCATCATCAGAAAGTTCGTCCTGATTTACCTCCGCATCAGTTTTATACGAAACAACCGTTTCACTCTCTAACAACAGGCCACTTGGAAAAGCTCCTCGATAAACATCACCGATAGCACACATATAATAATTCGCCACCCAAAGCCAGTGCTTGATCTGAACTTCGGTCGCAATAGGTTTTTCATCTAATATCTGATGAATTTCCTTGGCTTCATACAAACCCGGTTCATTTTGATGCAACTCAATAACCAATGCCGTATAAATTTTATTTTTACCAAATGGTACCGCAACCCGCATTCCTTTTTTAATAAAATGGAATTCAGCCTCAGAAACACGATAGGTAAAAGTTTTAGCTAATGAAAGCGGTAAAACGACTTCGATAAAAAACATGTGGATATTTTATAGAAACTTTAAAACAAAACTAAACAGTGACAATAAGAGAAATATTTAACTTCTTTCAAACCAATTTTCAATTTGAATTCCATCCAACATCTTAAAATCCTTAACATTATCAGTTACAAGTGTTAATTGATTTTCAATTGCTGTCACCCCAATTAAAAGATCAAATTCGTAATTAATTGGTTTCCCAATTTTTCGGAGTCTGACTAGATTTAATATCAGAAACAATTTCCTCAGCAGATTTTTCAGATTTAAATGCTCCAAAAGATTTATAAAAATTACTTTCTTTAGATTTAGCTCCTTTTATAGACTTCGTCAATCTCTCGATTAACTCTATTTTATTAGAAAAGCTCAGTCCTTCAAATAAATTTGAGTAGGTCTCAAGTAAATTTTTATCCGTAACAGTCATCTTTTTTCAAGTTTAATTATTTTATATAATAAACAAAGTTAAGCTTTTTACAACTACAACAATTTGCAATCTATTCTAAAAAAGTATTACTTACCAGAAGGCTTTGCTGCATTGTATTCCTTAACCAGTTTTAGTGTATGCTTCAAAGAAGTCAAATCTTTCAAATCATCATGACCCGTAACAATGTATTTTGGGTTTTTAAACTTCGACTGTACTTTCAGAATAGATTTCTGCCATTCTTTAACATCTGCATCTCCAAGATAGCCCAAATCTTTTGCTTCCACACTTTTAACAAAACAACCTCCGTAAAGTATTTTTTGCTTATTGAACCAAACCACAATATTATCTGACGCGTGTCCTTTTCCCGGGTAATACACTTCAAAAGTATATTTACCCACTGTAAACAAGGTGTCATCCGGAATAACAAACTCAGCTCTTGCTTCCTTATTTTTCTCCAGAATCTGATCTGTTGCTTTTATCGTATAGGTTTTAATTCCTTTTTTACGGTAGAAATCCAAACCACCCGCCCTGTCTTCATGGGAGTGCGTGGCAAAGTGCATCACAACTTCTTTATGATGTCTTGCTTTAATACTGTCCAGCAAAGGCTGAAATTGTGTTTTGTCCCAAGGCGCGTCAAACAGGACAACTCCTTTATCTGTAACCAAATACATGGCATTGGCCGAAATCAGCGTACCTTTATAATCGTGAAACGTCTTATAAACATAAAAGTCACCCGTAAGATGACTTATTTGTAATGGCGAATTCTTAGATTGTGCAAAACTATGGGATAGCTGTACCAGAAATAAAGCTATCAATGCTAATTTTCGCATTTTATTATTTTTTATAAAATTAATTCTTCACTCTGCTCCAGTATTGTGTTCTTCCCATGATAGAAATACCAACATAACCACGAAGTTTTAGTTTATCTGCTGATTCTAATGCAATATAACATTTGTATTTTTTTCCGCTTGTTGGATCTAAAATAGTTCCTCCACTGTATTCAGAACCGTCTTTTTTAAGTCCGTTGATGATCACCATACCCAAAATTGGTTTGTTTTTATCTGCTCCGTCACATTTAGTACATAAGTCCTTTTTGTGGTTTTCGCGAAGTATTTCTACAATTTTGCCATACACTTTACCGGATTTTTCATAAATCTCTACAATCGATTTAGCTTCACCGGTTTCATCATCAACTGTTTTCCATTTTCCAATTACACCCTGGCCCTGAATCGTGCCTAATGTTAGAAAAAAAACACCAATCGTTAACATC
Encoded proteins:
- a CDS encoding DUF2147 domain-containing protein is translated as MKNWMLTIGVFFLTLGTIQGQGVIGKWKTVDDETGEAKSIVEIYEKSGKVYGKIVEILRENHKKDLCTKCDGADKNKPILGMVIINGLKKDGSEYSGGTILDPTSGKKYKCYIALESADKLKLRGYVGISIMGRTQYWSRVKN
- the bla-B1-FLAV gene encoding subclass B1 metallo-beta-lactamase, whose protein sequence is MRKLALIALFLVQLSHSFAQSKNSPLQISHLTGDFYVYKTFHDYKGTLISANAMYLVTDKGVVLFDAPWDKTQFQPLLDSIKARHHKEVVMHFATHSHEDRAGGLDFYRKKGIKTYTIKATDQILEKNKEARAEFVIPDDTLFTVGKYTFEVYYPGKGHASDNIVVWFNKQKILYGGCFVKSVEAKDLGYLGDADVKEWQKSILKVQSKFKNPKYIVTGHDDLKDLTSLKHTLKLVKEYNAAKPSGK